Proteins encoded by one window of Pseudomonas sp. PSKL.D1:
- a CDS encoding efflux RND transporter permease subunit encodes MNFSKFFITRPIFAAVLSLVLLIAGSISLFQLPISEYPEVVPPTVVVRANFPGANPKVIGETVAAPLEQAITGVENMLYMSSQSTADGKLTLTITFALGTDLDNAQVQVQNRVTRTQPKLPEEVTRIGITVDKASPDLTMVVHLTSPDNRYDMLYLSNYAILNIKDELARLGGVGDVQLFGMGDYSLRVWLDPNKTASRNLTASDVVAAIREQNRQVAAGQLGAPPAPGSTSFQLSINTQGRLVNEEEFENIIIRAGADGEITRLKDIARVELGSSQYALRSLLNNQPAVAIPIFQRPGSNAIEISDEVRAKMAELKKDFPEGMDYSIVYDPTIFVRGSIEAVVHTLFEALVLVVLVVILFLQTWRASIIPLLAVPVSLIGTFAVMHLFGFSLNALSLFGLVLAIGIVVDDAIVVVENVERNIGLGLKPLEATQKAMGEVTGPIIATALVLCAVFVPAAFISGLTGQFYKQFALTIAISTVISAFNSLTLSPALAAVLLKDHHAPKDRFSRFLDKLLGGWLFAPFNRFFDRASNRYVGGVRRVIRSSGIALFVYAGLMGLTYLGFSSTPTGFVPAQDKQYLVAFAQLPDAASLDRTEAVIKKMSEIALEQPGVADSVAFPGLSINGFTNSPNSGIVFTPLKPFDERKDPSQSAAAIAAALNAKFADIQDAYIAIFPPPPVQGLGTIGGFRLQIEDRGNLGYEALYKETQNIIAKSHNVPELAGLFTSYQVNVPQVDAAIDREKAKTHGVAITDIFDTLQVYLGSLYTNDFNRFGRTYQVNVQAEQQFRLDAEQIGQLKVRNNLGEMIPLATFLKVSDTSGPDRVMHYNGFITAEINGAAAPGYSSGQAEAAIEKLLKEELPNGMTFEWTDLTYQQILSGNTALLVFPLCVLLAFLVLAAQYESWSLPLAVILIVPMTLLSAITGVIVSGGDNNIFTQIGLIVLVGLACKNAILIVEFAKDEQAKGLDPLAAVLEACRLRLRPILMTSIAFIMGVVPLVFSSGAGSEMRHAMGVAVFSGMIGVTVFGLFLTPVFFFLIRRFVERRQARKAERAQRLESHA; translated from the coding sequence ATGAACTTTTCCAAATTCTTCATTACCCGGCCCATCTTTGCGGCGGTGCTGTCGCTGGTGCTGCTGATTGCGGGCTCCATCTCGCTGTTCCAGCTGCCAATCAGCGAGTACCCGGAAGTGGTCCCGCCCACCGTGGTGGTGCGCGCCAACTTCCCCGGCGCCAACCCCAAGGTGATTGGCGAAACCGTCGCCGCACCGCTGGAGCAGGCCATTACCGGTGTCGAGAACATGCTGTACATGTCCTCGCAGTCCACCGCCGATGGCAAGCTGACGCTGACCATCACCTTTGCCCTGGGTACCGACCTGGACAACGCCCAGGTGCAGGTGCAAAACCGCGTCACCCGCACCCAGCCCAAGCTGCCGGAAGAAGTGACACGCATCGGTATCACCGTCGACAAGGCTTCGCCCGACCTGACCATGGTCGTGCACCTGACCTCGCCGGACAACCGCTACGACATGCTCTACCTGTCCAACTACGCCATCCTCAACATCAAGGATGAACTGGCCCGCCTGGGCGGTGTGGGTGACGTGCAGCTGTTCGGCATGGGCGACTACTCGCTGCGCGTGTGGCTCGACCCGAACAAGACCGCTTCGCGCAACCTCACCGCCAGCGACGTGGTCGCTGCCATCCGCGAGCAAAACCGCCAGGTGGCCGCCGGCCAGCTGGGCGCCCCGCCCGCCCCCGGCAGCACCAGTTTCCAGCTGTCGATCAACACCCAGGGCCGCCTGGTCAATGAGGAAGAGTTCGAAAACATCATCATCCGCGCCGGTGCCGATGGCGAAATCACCCGCCTGAAGGACATCGCCCGGGTCGAACTCGGTTCCAGCCAGTACGCCTTGCGTTCGCTGCTGAACAACCAGCCGGCCGTGGCCATCCCGATCTTCCAGCGCCCGGGGTCCAACGCCATTGAGATCTCCGACGAGGTGCGGGCGAAAATGGCCGAGCTGAAGAAGGACTTCCCGGAGGGGATGGACTACAGCATCGTCTATGACCCGACCATCTTCGTGCGCGGCTCCATCGAAGCGGTGGTACACACCCTGTTCGAAGCCCTGGTGCTGGTGGTGCTGGTGGTGATCCTGTTCCTGCAGACCTGGCGCGCCTCGATCATCCCGCTGCTGGCCGTGCCGGTGTCGCTGATCGGCACTTTTGCGGTGATGCACCTGTTTGGCTTCTCGCTCAACGCCTTGTCATTGTTCGGCCTGGTATTGGCCATCGGTATCGTGGTGGACGACGCGATCGTGGTGGTGGAGAACGTCGAGCGCAACATCGGGCTGGGCCTTAAACCGCTTGAGGCCACGCAAAAGGCCATGGGCGAAGTGACCGGGCCGATCATCGCCACCGCGCTGGTGCTGTGCGCCGTGTTTGTGCCGGCGGCGTTCATTTCCGGCCTTACGGGGCAGTTCTACAAGCAGTTTGCCCTGACCATCGCCATCTCCACCGTCATTTCGGCGTTCAACTCGCTGACCCTGTCGCCGGCCCTGGCCGCCGTGCTGCTCAAGGACCACCACGCGCCCAAAGACCGGTTCTCGCGGTTCCTCGACAAGCTGCTGGGTGGCTGGCTGTTCGCGCCGTTCAACCGCTTCTTCGACCGTGCCTCCAACCGCTACGTCGGTGGCGTGCGCCGGGTCATCCGCTCCAGCGGCATTGCCCTGTTCGTGTATGCCGGCCTGATGGGCCTGACTTACCTGGGCTTCTCGTCCACGCCAACCGGGTTTGTGCCGGCGCAGGACAAGCAGTACCTGGTGGCATTCGCGCAACTGCCGGATGCGGCCAGCCTGGACCGTACCGAAGCGGTCATCAAGAAGATGAGCGAAATTGCCCTGGAGCAACCTGGCGTGGCCGACTCGGTGGCCTTCCCGGGCCTGTCGATCAACGGCTTCACCAACAGCCCCAACAGCGGCATCGTGTTCACCCCGCTCAAGCCGTTTGACGAGCGCAAGGACCCGAGCCAGTCGGCAGCGGCCATCGCGGCAGCGCTGAACGCCAAGTTCGCTGATATTCAGGACGCCTACATCGCCATCTTCCCGCCACCGCCGGTACAAGGCCTGGGCACCATCGGCGGCTTCCGCCTGCAGATCGAGGACCGTGGCAACCTGGGCTACGAAGCGCTGTACAAGGAAACCCAGAACATCATTGCCAAGAGCCATAACGTGCCGGAGCTGGCCGGGCTGTTCACCAGCTACCAGGTCAACGTGCCGCAGGTCGATGCCGCCATCGACCGGGAAAAGGCCAAGACCCACGGCGTGGCCATCACCGACATCTTCGACACCTTGCAGGTTTACCTGGGCTCGCTGTACACCAACGACTTCAACCGCTTTGGCCGCACCTACCAGGTCAACGTTCAGGCCGAGCAGCAGTTCCGCCTGGATGCCGAGCAAATCGGCCAGTTGAAGGTGCGCAACAATCTGGGCGAGATGATCCCGCTGGCGACCTTCCTCAAGGTCAGCGACACCTCTGGCCCGGACCGGGTGATGCACTACAACGGCTTCATCACCGCCGAAATCAACGGTGCGGCGGCACCCGGCTATAGCTCCGGCCAGGCCGAGGCCGCCATCGAGAAGCTGCTCAAGGAAGAACTGCCCAACGGCATGACCTTCGAGTGGACCGACCTGACCTACCAGCAGATCCTCTCGGGCAACACCGCGCTGCTGGTATTCCCGCTGTGCGTGTTGCTGGCCTTCCTGGTGCTGGCGGCCCAGTACGAAAGCTGGAGCCTGCCGCTGGCGGTGATCCTGATCGTGCCGATGACCCTGCTGTCGGCCATTACCGGGGTGATCGTTTCCGGGGGGGATAACAACATCTTCACCCAGATCGGCCTGATCGTGCTGGTGGGCCTGGCGTGCAAGAACGCCATCCTGATCGTCGAGTTCGCCAAGGATGAACAGGCCAAGGGCCTCGACCCGTTGGCCGCAGTACTGGAAGCCTGCCGCCTGCGCCTGCGGCCAATCCTGATGACCTCGATCGCCTTCATCATGGGTGTGGTGCCGCTGGTGTTCTCCTCGGGTGCCGGCTCGGAAATGCGCCATGCCATGGGTGTGGCGGTGTTCTCGGGGATGATTGGCGTGACTGTGTTCGGCCTGTTCCTGACCCCGGTGTTCTTCTTCCTGATCCGCCGTTTCGTCGAGCGTCGCCAGGCCCGCAAGGCCGAGCGCGCTCAACGCCTGGAGAGCCACGCATGA
- the mexE gene encoding multidrug efflux RND transporter periplasmic adaptor subunit MexE — protein sequence MDHSLKPLRFPLAALAVVVLSACGRTPDAVQAPAAPKVSVAKVLEQPINEWDEFTGRLEAPETVEVRPRVSGQIDLVGFTEGAQVKKGDLLFQIDPRPFQAEVRRLEAQLQQAKATAIRSANEARRGERLRDSNAISAELAESRSSAAAEARAGVDAIQAQLDLARLNLSFTRVTAPISGRVSRAQFTAGNIVTADVTPLTSVVSTDKVYAYFDADERVYLKYTQLAREGQRGQATPVYLGLTNETGNPHLGQMNFVDNQVNPRTGTIRGRAVFDNRDGQFTPGLYARLKLVGSAQYDAVLINDEAVGTDLGKKFVLVMDKDNKAAYRAVELGPKLEGLRIVRSGLSKDDRIVVKGLQRVRPGSPVTPEETPMASEQTLAALAQQRQALEASNRVQKVAGSTEKVASAQAPRG from the coding sequence ATGGATCACTCACTCAAACCCTTGCGCTTCCCGCTTGCTGCCCTGGCAGTGGTGGTGCTCAGCGCTTGTGGCCGCACCCCCGACGCCGTGCAGGCTCCCGCCGCGCCCAAGGTCAGCGTTGCCAAGGTTCTGGAACAACCAATCAATGAATGGGACGAGTTCACCGGCCGCCTGGAAGCACCGGAAACCGTCGAAGTCCGCCCACGGGTTTCCGGCCAGATCGACCTGGTAGGTTTCACCGAAGGTGCCCAGGTCAAGAAAGGCGACTTGCTGTTCCAGATTGACCCACGCCCGTTCCAGGCCGAAGTGCGCCGCCTCGAAGCGCAACTGCAACAAGCCAAGGCCACCGCCATTCGCAGCGCCAACGAAGCCCGCCGTGGCGAGCGCCTGCGTGACAGCAACGCCATCTCGGCGGAGCTGGCCGAATCGCGCAGCAGCGCCGCCGCCGAAGCCCGTGCCGGTGTGGATGCGATCCAGGCCCAGCTTGACCTGGCGCGCCTGAACCTGAGCTTCACCCGCGTCACCGCCCCCATCAGCGGCCGTGTCAGCCGCGCCCAGTTCACCGCCGGCAACATCGTCACCGCCGACGTCACACCGCTGACCAGCGTGGTGTCCACCGACAAGGTCTATGCCTACTTCGACGCCGACGAGCGCGTGTACCTCAAGTACACCCAGCTGGCGCGTGAAGGCCAGCGCGGCCAGGCCACCCCGGTGTATCTGGGCCTGACCAACGAAACCGGCAACCCGCACCTGGGCCAGATGAACTTCGTCGACAACCAGGTCAACCCGCGCACCGGCACCATCCGTGGCCGGGCGGTGTTCGACAACCGCGACGGCCAGTTCACCCCGGGCCTGTACGCCCGCCTGAAGCTGGTGGGCAGCGCCCAGTACGACGCCGTGCTGATCAACGACGAAGCCGTGGGCACCGACCTTGGCAAGAAGTTCGTGCTGGTGATGGACAAGGACAACAAGGCTGCCTACCGCGCCGTCGAACTGGGGCCAAAACTTGAAGGCCTGCGCATCGTGCGCAGCGGCCTGAGCAAGGACGACCGCATCGTGGTCAAGGGCCTGCAGCGCGTGCGGCCGGGTTCGCCGGTCACGCCCGAAGAAACGCCGATGGCCAGCGAACAAACCCTCGCCGCCCTCGCCCAGCAACGCCAGGCCCTGGAGGCCAGCAACCGTGTGCAGAAGGTTGCCGGCTCCACTGAAAAAGTCGCCAGCGCCCAGGCGCCACGCGGTTAA